The genomic stretch GAACTTGGCAACAGCGACTCGGGGGACGGGCCGCGGTTCAAGGGGCGCGGATTGATTCAGCTGACGGGACGGGCAGGGTACCTGGCCTATGGACGGTTCCGGGGTCGGAACTACACCGCTCAGCCCAATGAAGAACTTCTCGCTACAGAGGCCCAAACGGCTGCTGACGTATCCGGAAAATATTGGATTAACGCCGCTGCCTTTGGTGGGAAGAACATCAACCGACTTGCGGACACAGGTTGTAGCCCCAGCCAAGTCGAATCGGTGACGCGCGCGGTCAACGGTGGAACGACCCACTTGGATCTCCGCGGTGAGTACTTTGGGTACGCATGGGGCCTGTTAGGTGACGGGGCAGTTCCCCGTGACACTACTACGCTGATTCGGCAGAAGCAGCCATGAAGCTGGAAACAGGACGCCGATTCTTCTGCGCTGTCGTTGCACTGATTGCAAACGTAGAGGCCGGGGCGCAAACGAGGCATGAGCCGACGATCGAACTCGGTCGTGAGGATGCACGCCGGTGCGGCTTGTCCATGCGGTATCCCTTATGGTTCGCCAATCCGGTCATCGGCTGTTCAGGCGACTACCGGACCGCACGGCAAGCTGGTCTTGCCATGTTGTACTTTCAGTACGACGAAGCTCGAGACGAGTATGCAAAGACACTTCGCTTGGAAGTCGCCCGCCGGCCGCTAGAAAGCGCCCTGACTGCCCCGGACGCCATCGTGATCCGGCGTCGGGACGGCTCGATAGGGCTCAACGATGTTTACCGGTGGGGCGGCTGCGGCCAAACGGCGGTCGACCTCAAAGTGGAGTCGGTGGTGGGCCGCAACTGGAACGGCTGGGTGGTCGAGCAGGTGTTTCCGATGCCGAAGAGGCCGCTCCGGAGTGAGGCCTGCCAGAAGTTCACGCCGGAGTACAAGTGCGTTGACATGACTTTTGGCAACGACAAGATGAGCGTCCAGCTTGCCAGCCATTGCTTTCTTCGCAAGCGCGTGCACAACCTGGACAAGGAACTGAGCTACGACGTTTTTATGGACACAATCAAGACGATAGAGTTTCATGAGGGTTCAGTGAGCGTCCCGCGCTCGAACTGAGGCCGGTCTTCGGGTCCCATCGTCCTAACCGCTCTTAGGGCTTCTCGATCCCGAGAAGCCCTAGGCACTCACGGGGTGCGACAGCCTGTCCAATGGCATCGCGAGCCCTGCACGCCGGTTAGGCTGAGCGGTAAGCCAGGGTCACCCCCCCTTCACCTCTTTCCCATACTGCTCAATCACCCCCGCCGCCGTCCGGAAGCCTTCGATCGCGGCCGGGAAGCCGCAATACACCGCGCTGTGCAGCAGCACTTCCTTCAGTTCGTCCACGCTGACGCCGTTGTTGAGTGCGCCGCGCACATGGCCTTCCAGTTCCTTTTGTTTGCCCAGAGCCACCAGCATCGCCACCGTCAGCATGCTGCGCGTTTTCAAGGGCAGGCCTTCTCTCGTCCAGACCGTGCCCCAGGCGAAGGCGGTCACCAGTTCCTGCAGATCGGCCTGGAAAGCGCCGGCGTTGCCGAGCGCGCGGTCGACGTGTGTGTCCCCCAGCACCTTACGTCGTACGGCCAAACCGCCGTCGAAGGCCGCGGCGATCGGCGACGAAGGCTCGAAGGGCAGGGGGGACGGCGAGGGCCGGGCGGTACCGGCGGCGTTGGTGTCGGTGTCGTGTGCGTTGCTCATAGAAATCTCCCGGCCGCACCCGGCGGCCCGATGTCGTAAGAGGGTGTCGTCGCCGCCACAGTCCGGCGCGGGTTGCTGCCGCGGCCGCCACCTCGGGCCCAGCGGCAACGAACGGCCGTTGCAGCCCGACCGCGGCGAGATCAACGCCCGCGATTGTCACCCGCCCGGACGCCGACGCGGCAGCAGGCCGGTGGTGAGCGCGGTGCCGAGCAGGATCACCACGCTGCCCACCACCATCGCGCCGGTGACCGCTTCGCCCAGGAACAGCCAGCCCCAGACCACCGCGAACGCCGGGATCAAAAAGGTCACCGCAATGGTGTTGGCTGGCCCGACCCGCGCAATCAGCCGGAAGTACAGGATGTAGGCGACACCGGTGCACAGCACGGCCAGCGCGACGGTCGCTGCCCAGGCTTTGGCCGAGGGCAGGGTCGCGGGCCACCAGATCATGGCCGGCCCCAGCAGGAACAGCGCCGACGCGGTCTGCGTGC from Caldimonas brevitalea encodes the following:
- a CDS encoding carboxymuconolactone decarboxylase family protein, producing the protein MSNAHDTDTNAAGTARPSPSPLPFEPSSPIAAAFDGGLAVRRKVLGDTHVDRALGNAGAFQADLQELVTAFAWGTVWTREGLPLKTRSMLTVAMLVALGKQKELEGHVRGALNNGVSVDELKEVLLHSAVYCGFPAAIEGFRTAAGVIEQYGKEVKGG